One Anolis carolinensis isolate JA03-04 chromosome 5, rAnoCar3.1.pri, whole genome shotgun sequence DNA segment encodes these proteins:
- the smim20 gene encoding small integral membrane protein 20: protein MARLPRTFLVFGGFVGLVGLALYPIYFRPLMHLEDYRKEQAANRAGIIQEDVQPPGLKVWSDPFGRK, encoded by the exons ATGGCGCGCCTGCCTCGCACCTTCCTGGTCTTCGGGGGCTTCGTGGGCTTGGTGGGCCTGGCCCTTTACCCCATCTACTTCAGGCCCCTGATGCACCTGGAAGACTACA GAAAGGAGCAAGCAGCAAATCGAGCTGGCATTATTCAGGAAGATGTTCAGCCTCCAG GATTAAAAGTGTGGTCTGATCCATTtggaagaaagtaa